Sequence from the Temnothorax longispinosus isolate EJ_2023e chromosome 6, Tlon_JGU_v1, whole genome shotgun sequence genome:
TCCGACGACGATCGCCTGACATCCGAGAGCTCGACGGACGAGCGGACGTCGTTGCCCAAGCTGCCGCCGAAGGTGAACAAGCCGCCAAAACCGCCGAAACCGCCGAAACCACCGAAGCCGCCAAAGCCGGCGCCGCGCAGGTGCCACGACAGGGTGGAGAAGACTCTCACCGAGATCCTCGAGGATCTGAACACGTATCGGATCAGCGACGGTGAGGACTATCCGCCGCgtgaggaggaggaggaggaggaagaggagaacgTTGCGCCGAGTAGAATAGAGGAGAGTCCCATCCTGCGAAGGAAGACCGAGTGCACCGATGTGAGACTCAGTGACGAACAGGTATACGAGGAGCTCCGGGCTATCTGCCAGCGTGGGGATCCCAACTTGCGCTTCGAAAGAACTAAGGAGGTAGGCGCCGGTGCCTCCGGAACTGTGTTCATAGCCACCGATCTTCAATACGGTCAGAAAGTAGCCATTAAGGACATAGACTTGTCGAAGCAGCCAAAGAAAGAGTTGATATTAACAGAGATCAAGATTCTCAAGCAGTTTCAGCATCCGAATCTGGTCAATTTCCTTGACGCTTACCTGGTGGACGAGCATCTTTGGGTGGTGATGGAGCTGCTGGAGGGCGGGCCGCTCACCGACGTGGTCACCGAGACCGTGATGAAGGAGGTCCAGATCGCTGCCGTCTGCAGAGAGGTCCTCAAAGCGATAAGCTTCCTGCACACCAGGGGCATCATTCACCGGGACATCAAGTCGGACAATGTGCTGTTGGGGATGAACGGTGCGGTGAAGGTTACGGACTTTGGTTTTTGCGCGAATATCGACGGTGACGAGAAACGACAGACTATGGTCGGTACTCCGTACTGGATGGCGCCGGAAGTGGTAACGAGAAAGCAGTACGGCAAGAAAGTGGACATCTGGTCGCTAGGTATAATGGCCATCGAGATGATAGAGGGAGAGCCGCCTTACATGAAGGAGACACCGTTGAGAGCGTTATACTTGATCGCTGCCATTGGTAAACCATCCATTCCGAGGTGGGACAGCCTCAGTCCGACGTTCCAGAACTTCTTAGAGAGATGCCTCGCCGTAGAAGTCGACGAGAGAGCGACCGCCGACGAGTTGCTCTCTCATCCATTCCTGGAAAACTGTGCGGAATTATCTACTCTCACCCCGTTGATTCGTGCGGCGCAGAGAATTCTCCACAAAGTGTTTCactaaatactttttaaaacaattttatactgTAACATTCATGATACGCCGGTTTCACGACACTTCATTGCTGCTTAGGGATGAAAAGAAGATACTTCTGTAATTGAAAGCATCAAAAGAAGAATTTCGTAATTATTACTGCGTATACACACATtcgattttaatatcttaaactTATTTGACTGCCCTCCGTCTTTATTCCACTATGCTGGTTTACATACGTACGAAACCAAAGCATAGTAATGACGCTTGATAGtcattttaagattttattcaAATCGTTGTTGAAAAAGAACctaaatagttatttttatgctACTTAATTATGTcag
This genomic interval carries:
- the Pak3 gene encoding serine/threonine-protein kinase PAK 3 — translated: MSLSLTKLFSKKRSGHAIDTVAAEIGPPTNVSHEFHVSKNAETGQLEGLPDPWIRLLNTQISKSEQDEHPDAALQAIKFYNYSIKRKPQDQEVFKPFVTQDLIEEESQEIDNILTKKYQSDGSDDDRLTSESSTDERTSLPKLPPKVNKPPKPPKPPKPPKPPKPAPRRCHDRVEKTLTEILEDLNTYRISDGEDYPPREEEEEEEEENVAPSRIEESPILRRKTECTDVRLSDEQVYEELRAICQRGDPNLRFERTKEVGAGASGTVFIATDLQYGQKVAIKDIDLSKQPKKELILTEIKILKQFQHPNLVNFLDAYLVDEHLWVVMELLEGGPLTDVVTETVMKEVQIAAVCREVLKAISFLHTRGIIHRDIKSDNVLLGMNGAVKVTDFGFCANIDGDEKRQTMVGTPYWMAPEVVTRKQYGKKVDIWSLGIMAIEMIEGEPPYMKETPLRALYLIAAIGKPSIPRWDSLSPTFQNFLERCLAVEVDERATADELLSHPFLENCAELSTLTPLIRAAQRILHKVFH